A single region of the Solwaraspora sp. WMMD791 genome encodes:
- a CDS encoding HIT domain-containing protein yields MTDDFYCEQALNGKTPIQVVAETAHVLAFHHTRPFWPVHIVVIPKRHIPSLVDLGDADISEVHQVLTVVRDIAAQVTAEHGAARVLTNLGGYQDSKHLHFHVNSGEPLRHD; encoded by the coding sequence ATGACCGACGACTTCTACTGCGAGCAGGCACTCAACGGCAAGACCCCGATCCAGGTCGTAGCCGAGACCGCCCACGTGCTCGCCTTCCATCACACCCGGCCCTTCTGGCCCGTCCATATCGTCGTCATTCCGAAACGCCATATCCCGTCACTGGTAGACCTCGGTGACGCCGACATCTCCGAGGTTCATCAAGTTCTGACCGTCGTCCGCGATATCGCGGCACAGGTCACCGCCGAACACGGCGCAGCCCGCGTCCTGACCAACCTCGGTGGATACCAGGATTCCAAACATCTGCACTTCCACGTCAACAGCGGCGAGCCGTTGCGTCACGACTGA
- a CDS encoding DivIVA domain-containing protein: MRELWQRWRVRWQRRRMVALPPRDWPGGNGVYRVPGNGRNQRPTGYRPIRPWQVRSQHFRTASRRAHGRGLDPADVAAFLDRVAYDLGVLYAELDRTYEQNDRIKDALRRWQSSHAPTATPSGYR; this comes from the coding sequence ATGCGAGAACTGTGGCAACGGTGGCGGGTCCGCTGGCAGCGGCGTCGGATGGTGGCCCTGCCACCGCGCGACTGGCCCGGCGGCAACGGCGTGTACCGCGTACCCGGAAATGGCCGCAACCAGCGACCGACCGGGTACCGGCCGATCCGGCCCTGGCAGGTCCGCAGCCAGCACTTCCGCACCGCCAGCCGACGCGCCCACGGACGTGGCCTCGACCCGGCCGACGTCGCGGCGTTCCTCGACCGGGTCGCCTACGACCTCGGTGTCCTCTACGCCGAGCTCGACCGCACGTACGAACAGAACGACCGGATCAAAGACGCGCTGCGCCGCTGGCAGAGCAGCCACGCGCCGACGGCCACCCCGTCGGGCTACCGCTGA
- a CDS encoding helix-turn-helix transcriptional regulator: MIDLQEAIRKERTARGLSQEQLGALVGVSGSSIGSYEAGRLVPVPAIAKALDGVFETGDRIQRLAAQARGQSIAPFLQSWAESEAQASMLRCFELSVVPGLLQTEAYARHVLTDIGPVDDVETSLANRLARQEVLTRAESPAYFVAVLDRSVLHRQIGSPDVMVEQLTAILAACDRPNVRVHVVPATAGAYAGLNGPFALGTVHDRMVGYLDTHLGGEPIDDLQQVRRLERAWEDVRSYALPVAESRDMIEKAALTWS; the protein is encoded by the coding sequence ATGATCGACTTGCAGGAGGCCATCCGCAAGGAGCGGACCGCGCGAGGGCTGTCACAGGAGCAGCTCGGTGCGCTGGTCGGGGTGAGTGGGTCGTCGATCGGCAGCTACGAGGCGGGGCGGCTGGTCCCGGTGCCGGCGATCGCCAAGGCACTCGACGGCGTCTTCGAGACCGGCGACCGGATCCAGCGGCTGGCGGCCCAGGCGCGCGGGCAGTCGATCGCCCCGTTCCTGCAGTCGTGGGCCGAAAGCGAGGCGCAGGCGAGCATGCTGCGCTGCTTCGAACTCTCCGTCGTGCCGGGGCTGTTGCAGACCGAGGCGTACGCCCGACATGTGCTCACCGACATCGGCCCGGTCGACGATGTCGAGACGTCGCTGGCCAACCGACTGGCCCGGCAGGAGGTGCTGACCCGGGCGGAGAGTCCGGCGTACTTCGTCGCGGTACTGGACCGGTCGGTGCTGCACCGGCAGATCGGCTCGCCGGACGTGATGGTGGAGCAGTTGACCGCGATCCTCGCCGCCTGCGACCGGCCCAACGTGCGGGTGCACGTCGTTCCGGCGACCGCCGGGGCGTACGCCGGGCTCAACGGTCCGTTCGCGCTCGGCACGGTGCACGACCGGATGGTGGGCTACCTGGACACCCACCTCGGCGGCGAGCCCATCGACGACCTGCAGCAGGTGCGCCGGCTCGAACGAGCGTGGGAAGATGTCCGCAGCTACGCCCTGCCCGTCGCGGAGTCCCGCGACATGATCGAGAAAGCGGCGCTGACATGGAGCTGA
- a CDS encoding DUF397 domain-containing protein gives MELTGTPRFRKSTRSNGAGGNCIEVADNLPGAVLVRDSKDQTGPVLTFAPAAWSTFVTHLPTHP, from the coding sequence ATGGAGCTGACCGGCACCCCGCGTTTCCGCAAGTCGACCAGGTCCAACGGTGCTGGTGGCAACTGCATCGAGGTCGCCGACAACCTGCCCGGCGCGGTGCTGGTACGCGACAGCAAGGACCAGACCGGCCCGGTGCTCACCTTCGCCCCCGCCGCCTGGTCCACCTTCGTCACCCACCTCCCCACCCACCCCTGA
- a CDS encoding type II toxin-antitoxin system Phd/YefM family antitoxin, giving the protein MTVMTVSSREFNQDTGRAKIAARSGPVFITDRGRPVYVLLTIEDYQRLTGRHGNIVDLIALSLNEGDVEFGVAPSRDLARPPDLG; this is encoded by the coding sequence ATGACCGTCATGACGGTGTCGAGTCGTGAATTCAACCAGGACACGGGACGGGCGAAGATCGCCGCTCGCAGCGGACCGGTCTTCATCACCGATCGGGGTCGCCCCGTGTATGTGCTGCTTACGATCGAGGACTACCAGCGGTTGACCGGCCGCCACGGGAACATCGTCGACCTGATCGCGCTGTCCCTGAACGAAGGCGACGTCGAGTTCGGAGTTGCGCCATCACGTGACCTGGCCCGGCCGCCGGACCTCGGCTGA
- a CDS encoding nucleotide-binding protein translates to MSHFARSQWLGVLKAILAEASVVIPDVVEDELRDGAARHGYLQMVLDADWIDVVRLDQSPQITAFTYYSQRLVGPDGRNAGECGVLALAEATPRAIAVVDDRVARNAAKSRQVEVRGTLGLLCDAIRQEFLTVPLVSALADDLLQNSYRLPFGPGGFAKWASDEGLL, encoded by the coding sequence TTGAGCCATTTCGCCCGCAGCCAGTGGCTCGGCGTGTTAAAGGCCATCCTCGCAGAGGCCAGCGTGGTGATACCTGATGTCGTCGAGGACGAGTTACGCGATGGGGCAGCCCGGCATGGCTACCTGCAGATGGTGCTCGACGCCGACTGGATCGACGTGGTCCGACTCGATCAATCACCCCAGATCACCGCCTTCACCTACTACTCGCAGCGGCTCGTCGGACCGGACGGCAGAAACGCCGGGGAGTGCGGCGTTCTTGCCCTGGCCGAAGCCACACCCCGAGCGATCGCCGTTGTCGACGACCGGGTGGCGAGGAACGCGGCGAAGTCACGCCAGGTCGAGGTCCGCGGCACTCTGGGACTGTTGTGTGACGCGATCCGACAGGAGTTCCTCACCGTTCCGTTGGTCTCCGCGCTCGCTGATGATCTCCTGCAGAACTCGTACCGGCTGCCCTTCGGCCCAGGGGGTTTCGCGAAGTGGGCCAGCGACGAAGGGCTTCTTTGA
- a CDS encoding XRE family transcriptional regulator, whose protein sequence is MSIGERVAAARAAAGQTQEGLAAEVGIQRSALAKIETGDRRVSALELVAIARTLGRNVEWFVEPGPPALVSYRQSRSGLATQPIDDELDRIARHVEFVVSESPGLTDGQPEPFPAPATLSAADNLAAEARRLLGLDAREPARDLSRLVTTIGLLPFSVELGEGADAATVLLDTGGVSVINGDQKVGRRRLALAHELGHYLVADQYTLDWRVAASEADEVEARLDRFARALLLPEADLRERWAEWSAIPDEVMRDTAVRAGSHYQVDMATLARRLTELGLVGQAEADKIRAVRTSKADIEEKNLLPSQELAPVSLPRSYTQAVLRLYRREIVTLERALDLLLGTFNADDLPELPPANEAEIWAFTS, encoded by the coding sequence GTGAGCATCGGCGAGCGGGTGGCGGCGGCACGGGCAGCAGCTGGGCAGACCCAGGAGGGCCTGGCCGCCGAGGTCGGCATTCAACGCAGCGCCCTAGCCAAGATCGAGACGGGCGACCGCCGGGTGTCCGCACTGGAACTCGTGGCGATCGCCAGGACGTTGGGACGCAACGTCGAGTGGTTCGTCGAGCCGGGGCCGCCAGCCCTCGTCTCCTACCGCCAGTCTCGGTCCGGGCTGGCGACGCAGCCCATCGACGACGAGTTGGACCGCATCGCCCGCCACGTAGAGTTCGTCGTCAGCGAGAGTCCCGGCCTCACCGACGGTCAGCCCGAGCCCTTTCCCGCGCCGGCAACCTTGTCGGCGGCGGACAACCTCGCTGCCGAGGCTCGCCGCCTCCTGGGGCTCGATGCTCGGGAACCCGCGCGGGATCTGTCCCGCCTGGTGACCACGATCGGGCTACTGCCCTTCTCCGTAGAGTTGGGCGAAGGCGCCGACGCGGCGACCGTACTGCTGGACACAGGTGGGGTCAGCGTCATCAACGGCGATCAGAAGGTCGGTCGTCGCCGGCTGGCACTCGCACACGAGCTAGGGCATTACCTGGTCGCCGATCAGTACACGCTGGACTGGCGGGTGGCAGCCAGCGAGGCTGACGAGGTCGAAGCACGGCTGGACCGGTTCGCCCGGGCCCTGCTGCTGCCCGAGGCCGACCTACGGGAACGGTGGGCCGAGTGGTCGGCGATCCCGGATGAGGTCATGCGAGACACCGCAGTACGGGCCGGCAGCCACTATCAGGTTGACATGGCCACCCTGGCCCGCCGGTTGACCGAGCTGGGCCTTGTCGGCCAAGCGGAGGCCGACAAGATTCGTGCGGTCCGCACCAGCAAGGCAGACATCGAGGAGAAGAACCTACTGCCGAGCCAGGAGCTGGCACCAGTATCGCTGCCACGCAGCTACACCCAGGCGGTCCTGCGGCTGTACCGGCGAGAGATAGTCACCCTCGAACGGGCGCTCGATCTGTTACTCGGCACGTTCAACGCCGACGACCTACCCGAGCTGCCCCCGGCGAACGAGGCCGAGATCTGGGCGTTCACCTCGTGA
- a CDS encoding saccharopine dehydrogenase NADP-binding domain-containing protein, whose protein sequence is MAGEIWVLGATGRIGREAVQRLRQAGTEVVAVGRDRERLTRTVPDTRAVTGTLDEVCARLAAESPAVVINTVGPFAVTAPQVARACPAGTHYVDVGNELSAFESLHAMHTDAAATGRTLVCGAGFGVLATESILLHLLAGEEKPSRVRVDALASVEVEPGALGEALAATIVRAVLDGGREVRQGRLVRTRAGGAAERLTTPDGDAVTTAAMGSGELFAAWQASGAPSVIGASALAPATPAARAATSAAGGLLRLPGLAGFATRRLARVTTTTARERPRRSSWGRARVEWPSGRVREGWLRTGEGMTFTADAVTEVAQRLAKGEGRPGAYTPARLFGPEVALAAGAEFVA, encoded by the coding sequence ATGGCGGGTGAGATCTGGGTGCTCGGCGCGACCGGCCGGATCGGCCGGGAGGCGGTGCAGCGCCTGCGGCAGGCAGGCACCGAGGTGGTGGCGGTTGGCCGCGACCGGGAGCGGCTGACCCGGACGGTTCCGGACACCCGGGCGGTGACCGGCACACTCGACGAGGTCTGCGCGCGGCTCGCCGCCGAGTCGCCGGCCGTCGTGATCAACACGGTGGGACCGTTCGCGGTCACCGCGCCGCAGGTCGCGCGGGCCTGCCCGGCCGGCACCCACTACGTCGACGTCGGCAACGAGCTGAGCGCGTTCGAATCGCTGCACGCCATGCACACAGATGCGGCGGCGACCGGTCGCACGCTGGTCTGCGGCGCGGGCTTCGGCGTGCTCGCGACCGAGAGCATCCTGCTGCATCTGCTGGCGGGCGAGGAAAAACCTTCCCGGGTACGCGTCGACGCGCTCGCGTCGGTCGAGGTCGAACCGGGTGCGCTCGGCGAAGCCCTCGCCGCCACCATCGTGCGCGCGGTGCTCGACGGCGGCCGCGAAGTGCGACAGGGCCGGTTGGTACGCACCCGGGCCGGCGGTGCCGCCGAGCGGTTGACCACCCCCGACGGCGACGCGGTCACCACCGCCGCCATGGGCAGCGGCGAACTCTTCGCCGCCTGGCAGGCCAGCGGCGCCCCGTCGGTGATCGGCGCCTCGGCTCTCGCCCCCGCCACCCCGGCCGCCAGGGCGGCGACGTCGGCCGCCGGCGGCCTGCTGCGGCTGCCCGGCCTGGCCGGCTTCGCCACCCGGCGGCTCGCCCGCGTCACGACGACCACGGCCAGGGAGCGCCCACGCCGGTCGTCCTGGGGCCGCGCCCGGGTCGAATGGCCGTCCGGCCGGGTACGGGAGGGCTGGCTGCGCACCGGCGAGGGCATGACGTTCACGGCCGACGCCGTCACCGAGGTGGCCCAGCGCCTGGCCAAGGGCGAGGGCCGGCCCGGCGCGTACACCCCGGCCAGGCTCTTCGGCCCTGAGGTGGCGCTGGCCGCCGGCGCCGAGTTCGTGGCCTGA
- a CDS encoding TetR/AcrR family transcriptional regulator, with protein sequence MGRWQPGARERLERAALDLFAEQGFTETTVPQITARAGLTTRTFFRHFADKREVLFAGEESMPEQVARLMAGAPRPLGPMELIATGLGPAAAAIFEGRSLDYLLRRRAVIGAEPALQERELRKFSLLSQAMEQGFRDRGIDDLTARLAAEIAVTTFRIAVTRWLDQHGDPDLPTAIDQTLTAMKRLISSPTHD encoded by the coding sequence ATGGGTCGATGGCAGCCGGGCGCGCGGGAACGGCTCGAGCGGGCCGCGCTCGACCTCTTCGCCGAGCAGGGCTTCACCGAGACCACCGTGCCGCAGATCACGGCACGGGCCGGGCTCACCACCCGTACGTTCTTCCGGCACTTCGCCGACAAGCGGGAGGTGCTGTTCGCTGGCGAGGAGTCGATGCCCGAGCAGGTGGCCCGCCTCATGGCCGGGGCCCCGCGGCCGCTCGGCCCGATGGAGCTGATCGCCACGGGCCTGGGCCCCGCCGCGGCCGCGATCTTCGAGGGCCGCAGCCTCGACTACCTGCTCCGCCGACGTGCCGTGATCGGTGCCGAGCCCGCCCTGCAGGAGCGCGAGCTGCGCAAGTTCTCGCTGCTGTCGCAGGCCATGGAGCAGGGCTTCCGCGATCGCGGCATCGACGACCTGACCGCCCGGCTGGCGGCCGAGATCGCCGTGACCACGTTCCGGATCGCGGTGACCCGCTGGCTCGACCAGCACGGCGACCCCGACCTTCCAACCGCGATCGACCAGACCCTGACGGCGATGAAACGCCTGATCTCATCGCCGACCCACGACTAG
- a CDS encoding TetR family transcriptional regulator, giving the protein MSGLRERKKAATRAALSWAAIRLTVERGYDNVLVDDVAEAAGVSARTFNNYFSSKAEAIASRHLDRSLRLADELRARPADEPLWAAIRAAAMAQFEPGPEVEQAPPGDHADWVSGLKVMLAEPALQGEMLRAVAAAEAELAVAVAERTGTDVKQDLYPNLVAATVSAAINTVMRQFVYADSPVPMEQLLSDALSQLAAGLPVPAAR; this is encoded by the coding sequence ATGAGCGGGCTGCGGGAGCGGAAGAAGGCGGCGACCAGGGCGGCGCTGAGCTGGGCGGCGATCCGGCTGACCGTGGAGCGTGGCTACGACAACGTCCTGGTGGACGACGTCGCTGAGGCCGCAGGAGTCTCTGCGCGCACGTTCAACAACTACTTCTCCAGCAAGGCCGAGGCGATCGCCTCCCGGCACCTCGACCGCAGTCTGCGGCTGGCCGACGAGCTCCGGGCCCGCCCGGCCGATGAGCCACTGTGGGCGGCGATCCGGGCGGCGGCAATGGCACAGTTCGAGCCGGGTCCGGAGGTCGAGCAGGCACCGCCGGGCGACCACGCCGACTGGGTGAGCGGGCTCAAGGTGATGCTCGCCGAGCCGGCGCTGCAGGGCGAGATGCTGCGCGCCGTCGCGGCCGCCGAGGCCGAGCTGGCCGTGGCCGTCGCCGAACGCACCGGCACCGACGTCAAGCAGGACCTGTACCCGAACCTGGTCGCGGCGACCGTCAGCGCCGCAATCAACACGGTGATGCGCCAATTCGTGTACGCCGACTCGCCGGTGCCGATGGAACAACTGCTCTCCGACGCGTTGAGCCAACTCGCCGCTGGTCTGCCGGTGCCTGCCGCCCGCTGA
- a CDS encoding FAD-dependent monooxygenase, with the protein MIDVIIAGGGPNGLMLACELALAGIRPVVCERRTGPTTEQRANGLVGQVVRMLDRRGLYQRIVDDQHVPGHPAPTQPQPQPRYVFGALPLDLSQVPDNPVYTLPVPQPRLERLFAARAAELGVEVRHGCAVTGLTQQPDSVTATLADGTTLTGRYLVGADGGQSVVRKAADIGFPGVTVDNSVSRSAHVSLPADLVDPATGGLAVPGYGVVPPFQHTRTERGLIVWAPFPGRQPAVTTVEWPESTDYGDTPMTLAEMRASVARVLGADVPFGPPLGDGPHLLRRLVGGNTRIAQRYRDGRVLLLGDAAHVHPPIGGPGLNLGLQDAINLGWKLAAQLHGWAPDGLLDTYEAERRPAAQRVTMSTQAQSALIAPGSDVTALRTLVAELLAEAATAAQVAALLAGADLRYDMGTPGGSLVGRWAPDLVLFPDTGAVRLAEATRTARPLLLDATGTLATGTLATVTEPWRDRVDVIAGKIDLVTAPDGSTPPTALLLRPDCYVAWASSAEDPDPDELRDALTRWFGPAIGTSERTRGRVSGTGPED; encoded by the coding sequence ATGATCGATGTGATCATCGCTGGTGGCGGACCGAACGGCCTGATGCTCGCCTGCGAGCTGGCCCTCGCCGGCATCCGGCCGGTCGTCTGCGAACGGCGGACCGGGCCGACCACCGAGCAGCGGGCCAACGGACTGGTCGGCCAGGTCGTGCGGATGCTCGACCGACGCGGTCTGTACCAACGGATCGTCGACGACCAGCACGTTCCCGGTCACCCGGCCCCGACGCAACCACAACCGCAACCAAGGTACGTCTTCGGGGCGCTGCCCCTGGACCTCAGCCAGGTGCCCGACAACCCGGTCTACACGCTGCCTGTCCCGCAGCCCCGCCTTGAGCGGCTGTTCGCCGCACGGGCTGCCGAGCTGGGCGTGGAGGTCAGGCACGGATGCGCGGTCACCGGGCTGACCCAGCAACCGGACTCGGTGACGGCGACGCTCGCCGACGGCACGACACTGACCGGTCGGTACCTGGTCGGCGCGGACGGCGGGCAGAGCGTCGTCCGCAAGGCTGCCGACATCGGCTTCCCCGGCGTGACCGTCGACAACTCGGTCAGCCGTAGCGCCCATGTCAGCCTGCCCGCCGACCTGGTCGACCCGGCGACCGGAGGACTGGCGGTGCCCGGGTACGGCGTCGTCCCGCCGTTCCAGCACACCCGCACCGAGCGTGGGCTGATCGTCTGGGCGCCGTTTCCCGGCCGCCAGCCGGCCGTCACCACGGTCGAGTGGCCCGAATCGACCGACTACGGCGACACGCCGATGACCCTGGCCGAGATGCGGGCCAGCGTCGCCCGGGTGCTCGGCGCCGACGTGCCGTTCGGCCCGCCGCTCGGCGACGGCCCGCATCTGCTGCGCCGGCTGGTCGGCGGCAACACCCGGATCGCGCAGCGGTACCGCGACGGGCGCGTCCTGCTGCTCGGCGACGCCGCGCACGTGCACCCCCCGATCGGCGGCCCCGGGCTGAACCTCGGCCTGCAGGACGCGATCAACCTGGGCTGGAAGCTCGCCGCGCAACTGCACGGCTGGGCACCCGACGGGCTGCTCGACACCTACGAGGCCGAGCGTCGCCCGGCCGCGCAGCGGGTGACCATGTCGACCCAGGCGCAGTCGGCGCTGATCGCACCGGGCAGTGACGTCACCGCGCTGCGGACGCTCGTCGCCGAACTTCTCGCCGAGGCGGCCACCGCCGCGCAGGTCGCCGCCCTGCTGGCCGGCGCGGACCTGCGCTACGACATGGGTACGCCGGGTGGGTCGCTGGTCGGCCGGTGGGCACCGGATCTGGTGCTGTTCCCCGACACCGGGGCGGTCCGGCTCGCCGAGGCGACCCGGACCGCCCGGCCGTTGCTGCTCGACGCCACCGGCACCCTCGCCACCGGCACCCTCGCCACGGTCACCGAGCCGTGGCGGGACCGGGTCGACGTGATCGCGGGAAAGATCGACCTGGTCACCGCGCCGGACGGGAGTACCCCGCCGACCGCGCTGCTGCTGCGCCCGGACTGCTACGTCGCGTGGGCGTCGAGCGCCGAGGACCCGGACCCGGACGAGCTGCGCGACGCTCTCACCCGCTGGTTCGGCCCGGCGATCGGGACCAGTGAGCGGACGCGCGGCCGGGTGTCCGGTACGGGTCCGGAAGACTGA
- a CDS encoding LacI family DNA-binding transcriptional regulator, with product MARERPTLEAVARRAGVSRATVSRVVNGSTTVAEPIQDAVRRAVQELGYVPNLAARSLVTQRTDSMGLILPETATRVFSDDQVFPGIIHGVSQELEAADKQLVLMMAGSASSHDRVERYAMGRHVDGVMFASIHGVDPMPGTLARSGLPVVCSGRPMGQVSAGVPYVDVENEAGAERAVRYLFESGRQRVATIAGPQDMIAGVDRLSGYRTAVRATGGRSLVATGDFTRESGAVAMRQLLDDDPALDAVFVASDLMAHGAIRTLRDAGRRVPDDVAVIGFDDIEMARYMDPALTTVRQPIQEIGRTMARLLLRLADGESVEPAVVLPTELVRRDSA from the coding sequence GTGGCCAGGGAACGTCCGACGCTGGAGGCGGTGGCCCGCCGGGCCGGCGTGTCCCGGGCCACCGTCTCCCGCGTGGTGAACGGCTCCACCACCGTCGCCGAACCGATCCAGGACGCGGTGCGCCGGGCGGTCCAGGAACTGGGGTACGTCCCCAACCTGGCCGCCCGCAGCCTGGTCACCCAGCGGACCGACTCGATGGGGCTGATCCTGCCGGAGACCGCCACCCGGGTCTTCTCCGACGACCAGGTCTTCCCCGGCATCATCCACGGCGTCAGCCAGGAGCTGGAGGCCGCAGACAAGCAACTGGTGCTGATGATGGCCGGCTCGGCGAGCAGCCACGACCGGGTCGAGCGGTACGCGATGGGCCGCCACGTCGACGGGGTCATGTTCGCCTCGATCCACGGCGTCGACCCGATGCCCGGCACGCTGGCCCGCAGCGGCCTGCCGGTGGTGTGCAGCGGCCGACCGATGGGCCAGGTCAGCGCCGGGGTGCCGTACGTCGACGTGGAGAACGAGGCCGGCGCCGAACGGGCGGTGCGCTACCTGTTCGAGTCCGGCCGCCAGCGGGTGGCGACGATCGCCGGCCCGCAGGACATGATCGCCGGCGTGGATCGGCTCTCCGGCTACCGTACGGCGGTCCGGGCGACCGGCGGGCGGTCGCTGGTCGCCACCGGCGACTTCACCCGCGAGTCGGGTGCGGTCGCGATGCGCCAGCTCCTCGACGACGACCCGGCGTTGGACGCGGTGTTCGTCGCCTCCGACCTGATGGCCCACGGCGCAATCCGTACGCTGCGCGACGCCGGTCGCCGGGTGCCCGACGACGTCGCCGTCATCGGCTTCGACGACATCGAGATGGCCCGCTACATGGACCCGGCGCTGACCACCGTTCGTCAGCCGATCCAGGAGATCGGCCGGACGATGGCCCGGCTGCTGCTGCGGTTGGCCGACGGCGAGTCCGTCGAGCCGGCCGTGGTGCTGCCCACCGAACTCGTCCGACGCGACTCGGCCTGA
- a CDS encoding GH1 family beta-glucosidase, whose translation MTNSAEPTANGPIQFPDSFIWGAATASYQIEGAARSDGRGPSIWDTFSRTPGKVHAGHTGDVACDHYHRYRDDVALMSALGLHTYRFSIAWPRVRPDGSGPVNPHGLDFYDRLVDELRGRGIEPIITLYHWDLPQTLEDRGGWTNRETAEAFAEYARAVYARLGDRVNTWTTLNEPWCAAYLGYGSGIHAPGRTDPAATFQTVHHLLLGHGLANQALRAAGASTVGITVNPTSAFPADPTSDADAKAVELVEDLQNRIFLDPILRGGYPQRILDHVSRFTSLDHIRDGDEKIIGEPIDLLGINYYSPTYLAAKEGAPGGGGAFPGTEGIEFIAPEPPLTAMGWQIQPSGLTALLTKLGRDYPGVPMIITENGAAFPDQLAPDGDRVDDTDRIAYLDGHLRAAHAAIAAGVDLRGYLVWSLLDNFEWAEGYAKRFGIVYVDYLTQRRVPKASARWYQEVIRRNGIG comes from the coding sequence GTGACGAACTCAGCAGAGCCGACCGCGAACGGACCCATCCAGTTCCCCGACTCGTTCATCTGGGGCGCAGCGACCGCGTCGTACCAGATCGAAGGCGCCGCCCGCTCCGACGGTCGCGGCCCGTCGATCTGGGACACCTTCAGCCGTACGCCGGGCAAGGTGCACGCCGGGCACACCGGTGACGTGGCCTGCGACCACTACCACCGCTACCGCGACGACGTGGCGTTGATGTCCGCGCTCGGACTGCACACGTACCGGTTCTCGATCGCCTGGCCACGTGTCCGGCCCGACGGTTCCGGCCCGGTCAACCCGCACGGCCTGGACTTCTACGACCGTCTCGTCGACGAACTGCGCGGACGCGGCATCGAGCCGATCATCACGCTGTACCACTGGGACCTGCCGCAGACTCTGGAGGACCGGGGCGGCTGGACCAACCGGGAGACCGCAGAGGCCTTCGCCGAGTACGCGCGGGCCGTGTACGCCCGCCTCGGCGACCGGGTCAACACCTGGACCACGCTCAACGAGCCGTGGTGCGCCGCGTACCTCGGCTACGGTTCCGGGATACACGCGCCGGGGCGTACCGACCCGGCCGCCACCTTCCAGACCGTGCACCACCTGCTGCTCGGCCACGGCCTGGCCAACCAGGCGCTGCGCGCGGCCGGCGCGTCGACGGTCGGCATCACGGTCAACCCGACGTCGGCGTTCCCCGCCGACCCGACCAGCGACGCCGACGCGAAAGCCGTCGAACTGGTCGAGGACCTGCAGAACCGGATCTTCCTCGACCCGATCCTGCGTGGCGGCTACCCGCAGCGGATCCTCGACCACGTCAGCCGGTTCACCAGCCTGGACCACATCCGCGACGGCGACGAGAAAATCATCGGCGAGCCGATCGACCTGCTCGGCATCAACTACTACTCCCCCACCTACCTGGCCGCGAAGGAGGGCGCACCCGGTGGCGGCGGGGCGTTCCCCGGCACCGAGGGCATCGAGTTCATCGCCCCCGAACCGCCGCTGACCGCCATGGGCTGGCAGATCCAGCCGTCCGGGTTGACCGCGCTGCTGACCAAACTGGGGCGGGACTACCCGGGCGTACCGATGATCATCACCGAAAACGGCGCAGCCTTCCCCGACCAGCTCGCCCCCGACGGCGACCGGGTCGACGACACCGACCGGATCGCCTACCTCGACGGGCACCTGCGGGCCGCGCACGCCGCGATCGCCGCCGGGGTCGACCTGCGCGGCTACCTGGTGTGGTCCCTGCTCGACAACTTCGAGTGGGCCGAAGGTTACGCAAAGCGATTCGGCATCGTGTACGTGGACTACCTGACCCAGCGGCGGGTGCCGAAGGCCAGTGCACGGTGGTACCAAGAAGTGATCCGCCGCAACGGCATCGGCTGA